The DNA sequence ATGTACGAAGAGAGTGCCGATCATTCCCTCAAAATCGAAAAGGACAGCCTGATCGAGGATGTAGAGATCGTCGTTGAGCCGATTGAGCTGAACTAGACAAAACCAAGCCGGAGACAAAACGGGGGCCCGCCAGTGAAGAGCGGACCCCCGTTTTTTGTATTGTGTTTCTGATTTCGCCGGTGTACGTGATTTTTAACGTTCAACGGATGGGAAAAGGTCCTCTGGCTCCAAAAGGAAACGCGCAAAAACCTCGGCCGCCGGTTTCGATTTGAGTTCGCCGGCCTCGAATGCGTCTATGCGGTCCTCGACCTCCGTCGCCCATAAAGCGTCGATAGTCTGCCGCTCGGGAAAAGAGAAACTCGCCAAAATTCTCTCGACCAATTCCGCGCGCTCCACCGGCGAAAGGTTCAAGGCATCGCGGAGAATTTTCTGGGCATCGGCTGGCATGGGTGACTCCTTTTGACCAGATGAGAATTGCCGGGGGATACACATAACCCAGTTACCGATAGTAAATCATCGCCCCATCAAATAAAAGAACACATTACCTTTTTCTACCCCTTCCGAATCCGCCAACAATTATGAATGCGTGGGTTGCGTTCGAAATCCTTGGGGATGGTTTTTCGGGTGATGTCTTCGATGAGCAGTTCCGGCAGGGCCTCGGCGTCCATCTTGAACTTGCGGTTGTTGTTGGAGAAGATCAGCGTTCCGTCCTGGGCCAAGAGCGCCGCCGTTTTACGTAGCAGTTCGACGTGGTCGCGCTGCACATCGAAGGTGCCCTCCATGCGTTTGGAGTTGGAGAAGGTCGGCGGGTCGAGAAAGATCAGGTCGAATTCCCCTTTGGCGCGTCCGAGCCATTCGAGGCAGTCGGCCCGCTCCAGGCGGTGGTTGCCGCCGGAGAAGCCATTCAGGGCGAGATTCTTTTTCGCCCAGTCGAGGTAGGTCTGGCTCATGTCGACGGTCAGGGTCGACGCCGCGCCGCCGAGGGCGGCTTGGACGCTGGCCGCGCCGCTGTAGGCGAAAAGGTTGAGAAAACGTTTGCCCGCAGCCAGTTCGCCGAGCAGCAGCCGGGTCGGCCGGTGGTCGAGAAAGAGGCCGGTGTCGAGGTAGTCGGAAAGATTGACCAAGAGCCGCGCCGCCCCTTCGCGCACCTCGATGAATTGCCCCCGTTCGCCGAACTTGCCGTACTGCTCGGTCCCCTTCTGCTGCTTGCGCACTTTCAGGAAAATCCGTTCGCCCGGCACCTCCAGCACATCGGGCAGCACCGCCATCACTTCACGCAGTCGTTGCGCAGCCTTGCGCTCGTCAATCTCCTTCGGCGCCTGATACTCCTGCACATGCACCCAGCCGTCGTAAAGATCGACCGCCACCGCGTACTCGGGGATATCGCCGTCGTACAGCCGGTAACAGGAGATCCCCTCCTGTTTTGCCCACTTGCCGAGGGTTTTCAGGTTTTTGCGCAGCCGGTTGGCAAAACTGGTCGCCCCTTCACTGAGTCGCACAGGTGACGGACCGCGATGGCGATCGACGAAGTTTTCGGGCTGCACCTCGATGTGCAGCAGCTTGCATTCGAGGGCGCCGTTGTAGAGGGTGTGCATCTTTTTCGCCCGCAGGCCGAGCTTCTTGCCGAGTTCGACGTTGCCGGTGAAGATCGCCGCCTTCCAGCCGACGAACTGTTCTTTCAGCCGGTCGCCGAGGGTGCCGTAAACCTCTTTGAGCGCCTCGACCTCGCCGAGCCGTTCCCCGTAGGGGGGATTGACCACCAGCAGCCCGTTGGCGAATTCTCCAGATGGCACGACCAAGGCCGCCACTTCGCGCCGTTCGACATGGATATGCTCGCGCAGCCCGGCCTGGTCGATATTGGCCCAGGCGGCGCGGATCGCCTTGTGGTCGGCGTCATAGCCGACGATGGTCGGAATCCGTGCTAGACCGTCGGCGCGACGACCTTGCGCCTCTTCCATCAATTGCTGCCAAAGCGCGGCATCGTGCCCACGCCAGCGCAGGAAACCGTAATGGGGACGGAGCAACCCGGGGGCGATATCCCCGGCCATGTACGCCCCTTCCAGCAGCAGCGTCCCCGAGCCGCACATGGGATCGACCAGTGCCCCGCCCCGTGCGGCGATTTCCGGCCAGCCGGCGCGAATCAGGATCGCCGCCGCCAGATTCTCCTTGAGCGGCGCCAGCACCCCTTCGTCGCGATAACCGCGCCGGTGCAGGCTGTCGCCGGAAAGATCGAGGCTCAAGGTGGCGGTATCGCGCAGCAGATAGAGATTGATCCGCACATCGGGCCGTTCGGCATCGACCGAGGGGCGGTCGCCGGTGCGGTCACGGAACTGGTCGACGACGGCGTCCTTGATCTTGAGAGCGGCGTAGTGGGAATGGGTGATTTTCGAACCGGAAACGCTGGCATCAACCGCCAGGGTACTCTCAGTGGAAAGGTGCTCGCTCCAGTCGATGGCACGCACCCCGGCGTAGAGTTCCTCCGGCGAAGTCGCCGGAAAGGTCGCCAGCGGCAGCAGCACCCGGCTCGCCAGGCGCGACCAGAGACAGGCGCGGTAGGCGATCGCCAACGGGCCGGAAAAAGCGACGCCGGAACGCCCTTCGGCGACTTCGAAAGCGCCGAGGGCGCGCAGTTCGTCGGCGAGCAGCGGCTCGATCCCCTTGGGCGCGGTGGCGAAAAAATGGCGGTGGCTGGTCATGGCGTTCCGTTCAAAATGGCGAGGGCGACCAATCCGGCCGCCCTTTTATCATCGATTTACTGAGCAGGAAGACGGCGGCCCAAGGTTTCTTCCTCACGCCTCCCCCCTCCCCCCTCACGGATTTACTGCAACTGAATATTAAACGTCAGATCCTTCCCGGCCAGGGGATGGTTGGCGTCGAGGGTGATGTTAGTGTCAGTGACCTGGGTGATCTGCACCAGCATCCCCTCCCCCTGCTCCTCGCCGACCTGCAACTGCATCCCCACTTGCGGCTGCATGTCTGGCGGCAGCTGGGTGCGGGGAACTTCCAGTACCATCTCCTCGCGATAAGGACCGTAGGCCTCCTCGGCGGGAATGATCACGGTCCGCGACTCGCCGGCGCTCATGCCGAGCACGGTCTTCTCGAAACCGGGAATGAGTTGGCCTTCGCCGAGGGTGAATTCCAACGGCTCGCGCTCAAGGGAAGAATCAAAGACGGTGCCGTCCGCAAGGGTTCCGGTGTAATGAACTTTGACGGTATCGCCGTTTTTTACCTGGGACATGAAAGCTCCTAAAAGTTTGAAGACTGAAGACTGAAGACTGAAGACTGAAGGAAGCATAAGCGGCGCTACCATAACACAGAGGGGCGGATTGGGGCAAATCAGCCCTGGGCCGTGCGGCGTTTTTCTATGACGGCGCGGATTTCTTCGACGCAGGCGTAGGGGATTTTCAGATTGCCCCGGCCGCCGCCGATGACGATTTCGCCGCCTTCGATGCCGTGAAAATCGCTGCCGCC is a window from the Desulfuromonas acetexigens genome containing:
- a CDS encoding addiction module protein — encoded protein: MPADAQKILRDALNLSPVERAELVERILASFSFPERQTIDALWATEVEDRIDAFEAGELKSKPAAEVFARFLLEPEDLFPSVER
- the rlmKL gene encoding bifunctional 23S rRNA (guanine(2069)-N(7))-methyltransferase RlmK/23S rRNA (guanine(2445)-N(2))-methyltransferase RlmL produces the protein MTSHRHFFATAPKGIEPLLADELRALGAFEVAEGRSGVAFSGPLAIAYRACLWSRLASRVLLPLATFPATSPEELYAGVRAIDWSEHLSTESTLAVDASVSGSKITHSHYAALKIKDAVVDQFRDRTGDRPSVDAERPDVRINLYLLRDTATLSLDLSGDSLHRRGYRDEGVLAPLKENLAAAILIRAGWPEIAARGGALVDPMCGSGTLLLEGAYMAGDIAPGLLRPHYGFLRWRGHDAALWQQLMEEAQGRRADGLARIPTIVGYDADHKAIRAAWANIDQAGLREHIHVERREVAALVVPSGEFANGLLVVNPPYGERLGEVEALKEVYGTLGDRLKEQFVGWKAAIFTGNVELGKKLGLRAKKMHTLYNGALECKLLHIEVQPENFVDRHRGPSPVRLSEGATSFANRLRKNLKTLGKWAKQEGISCYRLYDGDIPEYAVAVDLYDGWVHVQEYQAPKEIDERKAAQRLREVMAVLPDVLEVPGERIFLKVRKQQKGTEQYGKFGERGQFIEVREGAARLLVNLSDYLDTGLFLDHRPTRLLLGELAAGKRFLNLFAYSGAASVQAALGGAASTLTVDMSQTYLDWAKKNLALNGFSGGNHRLERADCLEWLGRAKGEFDLIFLDPPTFSNSKRMEGTFDVQRDHVELLRKTAALLAQDGTLIFSNNNRKFKMDAEALPELLIEDITRKTIPKDFERNPRIHNCWRIRKG
- a CDS encoding FKBP-type peptidyl-prolyl cis-trans isomerase, whose protein sequence is MSQVKNGDTVKVHYTGTLADGTVFDSSLEREPLEFTLGEGQLIPGFEKTVLGMSAGESRTVIIPAEEAYGPYREEMVLEVPRTQLPPDMQPQVGMQLQVGEEQGEGMLVQITQVTDTNITLDANHPLAGKDLTFNIQLQ